One genomic region from Jilunia laotingensis encodes:
- the murC gene encoding UDP-N-acetylmuramate--L-alanine ligase: MKSNIDTIKSVYFVGAGGIGMSALVRYFLSKGKLVAGYDRTPSELTECLIAEGAQIHYTEDVNLIPEGCKDPATTLVVLTPAVPQEHAELTYFRNNGFEIQKRAQVLGTITHSSKGLCVAGTHGKTTTSTMAAHLLHQSHVDCTAFLGGISKNYNTNLLLSQNSPYTVIEADEFDRSFHWLSPYMSVITATDPDHLDIYGTAEAYLESFEHYTTLIQPGGALIIRKGISLQPQVQSGVKIYTYSRNEGDFHAENIRIGNGEIFIDFVGPDVRINDIQLGVPVSINIENGVAAIALAHLNGATEQEIKEGMKSFRGVDRRFDFKIKNDRIVFLSDYAHHPSEIMQSVKSIRELYKDKKITAIFQPHLYTRTRDFYKEFANSLSLLDEVILTDIYPAREQPIPGVTSQLIYDNLRPGIEKSICKKEDIPDILKEKKIEVLITLGAGDIENYVPVLTEELNKRS; encoded by the coding sequence ATGAAAAGTAATATAGATACTATAAAATCAGTTTATTTCGTTGGTGCCGGAGGCATCGGGATGAGTGCGCTCGTACGTTACTTCTTGTCCAAAGGTAAATTAGTAGCCGGATATGACCGCACACCCAGTGAACTGACCGAATGCCTCATCGCTGAAGGCGCACAAATACATTACACGGAAGATGTAAACCTTATACCGGAAGGCTGCAAAGATCCGGCAACCACGCTTGTCGTGCTAACACCCGCCGTACCACAGGAACATGCCGAACTGACATATTTCCGCAATAACGGTTTCGAGATACAAAAACGCGCACAAGTATTAGGAACCATCACTCACTCCAGCAAAGGACTCTGCGTAGCAGGAACCCATGGTAAAACCACTACTTCTACGATGGCCGCCCATTTGTTACACCAGTCCCATGTAGATTGCACAGCCTTTCTGGGTGGGATCTCCAAGAATTACAATACGAACCTGTTGCTTTCACAAAACAGTCCCTATACAGTGATAGAGGCGGACGAATTCGACCGTTCCTTCCATTGGCTGTCTCCATACATGTCAGTCATCACGGCAACCGATCCCGATCATCTCGACATCTATGGCACGGCAGAAGCCTATCTGGAAAGTTTTGAACATTATACCACGCTTATCCAACCGGGCGGTGCATTGATTATCCGTAAAGGCATTTCCCTGCAACCCCAAGTCCAATCCGGAGTAAAGATATACACTTACTCCCGGAACGAAGGAGACTTCCATGCCGAGAATATCCGCATTGGAAACGGAGAAATCTTTATCGACTTCGTAGGGCCTGATGTTCGTATCAACGACATCCAGTTGGGAGTTCCCGTCAGTATCAATATAGAGAACGGAGTAGCCGCTATCGCACTAGCCCATCTGAATGGTGCCACAGAGCAAGAGATCAAAGAAGGTATGAAAAGCTTTCGAGGAGTAGACCGGAGGTTCGACTTTAAAATAAAGAACGACCGGATTGTCTTTCTCAGTGATTATGCCCATCATCCCTCGGAGATCATGCAGAGCGTAAAGTCTATACGGGAACTTTACAAGGACAAGAAGATAACAGCTATCTTTCAGCCCCACCTTTATACACGCACCCGTGACTTTTACAAAGAATTTGCAAATAGCCTCTCCCTACTGGACGAGGTAATTCTGACCGATATTTATCCGGCTCGTGAACAACCCATACCGGGGGTCACCAGCCAATTGATTTATGACAACCTCCGTCCCGGAATAGAAAAAAGTATCTGTAAAAAGGAAGATATACCTGACATTCTGAAGGAGAAAAAGATTGAAGTTCTGATCACTTTAGGAGCTGGAGACATAGAGAACTATGTACCAGTCCTAACGGAGGAACTGAATAAAAGAAGCTGA
- a CDS encoding FtsW/RodA/SpoVE family cell cycle protein produces the protein MDLLKNIFKGDKVIWIIFLFLCLISIIEVFSAASTLTYKSGDHWGPITQHSIILMVGAVVVVLMHNIPYKWFQVFPVFLYPVSVVLLAFVTLMGVITGDRVNGAARWMSFMGLQFQPSELAKMAVIIAVSFILSKKQDDEGANPKAFKYIMILTGIVCLLIAPENLSTAMLLFGVVFLMMFIGRVAARKLLFLIGSLGLVGIIGVVFLLAIPKDSNIPFLHRFDTWKSRISNFTEKEEVPAAKFDIDKDAQIAHARIAIATSNLVGKAPGNSIQRDFLSQAFSDFIFAIIIEELGLVGGAFVVCLYIWLLMRAGRIAQKCERTFPAFLVMGIALMLVSQAILNMMVAVGLFPVTGQPLPLISKGGTSTLINCAYIGMILSVSRYTARLEEQKEHDAQLQLQIEAGASEAQTAAEPTAEVLNSDAVFEKEN, from the coding sequence GTGGATCTATTAAAAAACATATTCAAGGGCGACAAGGTAATCTGGATTATCTTCCTTTTCCTCTGCCTCATCTCCATCATCGAGGTGTTCTCGGCAGCCAGTACCCTGACGTACAAAAGTGGTGACCACTGGGGGCCGATCACTCAACATTCCATCATATTAATGGTAGGGGCGGTAGTCGTAGTACTGATGCACAACATCCCCTATAAATGGTTTCAGGTTTTCCCGGTATTCCTCTATCCTGTCTCGGTGGTGCTACTCGCTTTCGTCACGCTGATGGGGGTCATCACGGGCGACCGTGTAAATGGAGCCGCCCGTTGGATGTCGTTCATGGGGTTGCAGTTCCAACCTTCGGAACTGGCTAAAATGGCGGTGATAATTGCCGTCTCCTTCATCCTTTCTAAAAAACAGGATGATGAAGGAGCCAACCCGAAGGCATTCAAATATATAATGATCCTCACCGGAATCGTGTGCCTGTTGATTGCTCCCGAAAACCTCTCCACAGCCATGTTACTGTTCGGAGTGGTATTCCTGATGATGTTCATCGGCCGGGTGGCAGCCCGTAAATTATTGTTTCTGATCGGTTCGCTGGGATTAGTAGGAATCATCGGTGTCGTTTTCCTACTCGCAATACCGAAAGACTCGAACATCCCGTTCCTCCACCGTTTCGATACGTGGAAGAGCCGTATCAGCAATTTCACCGAGAAAGAAGAAGTACCAGCGGCGAAATTCGACATCGACAAGGATGCGCAGATTGCCCATGCCCGTATAGCCATTGCCACCAGCAATCTTGTCGGGAAAGCTCCCGGCAACTCCATACAGCGTGACTTTTTGAGCCAGGCTTTCTCCGACTTTATCTTCGCCATTATTATCGAGGAACTCGGGCTGGTAGGAGGCGCGTTCGTGGTCTGTCTCTATATCTGGCTGTTAATGAGGGCAGGACGGATTGCCCAGAAATGTGAACGCACCTTCCCCGCCTTCCTTGTGATGGGAATTGCATTGATGCTTGTATCACAAGCCATATTAAATATGATGGTGGCCGTCGGATTATTCCCGGTAACGGGGCAACCGTTGCCTCTGATCAGCAAAGGAGGTACTTCCACACTGATCAACTGTGCCTACATCGGCATGATATTAAGCGTCAGCCGCTACACAGCCCGGCTGGAAGAGCAAAAAGAGCATGATGCCCAACTTCAGTTGCAGATAGAAGCCGGTGCTTCAGAAGCGCAAACTGCCGCTGAACCGACCGCAGAGGTTCTGAACAGCGATGCGGTGTTTGAAAAAGAAAACTAA
- a CDS encoding Rpn family recombination-promoting nuclease/putative transposase, with translation MEAIDQYIRFDWAIKRLLRQKANFDVLEGFLSVLLDEEVKIIEILESEGNQLTADDKFNRVDIKAKNDKGEIIIVEIQNTRELYYLERILYGVAKAITEHISLGERYHEVKKIYSISILYFDIGKGDDYLYHGQNHFVGVHTGDRLQVSTKQKNALVHKLPAEVFPEYFLIRVNEFDKLAVTPLEEWIDYLKTGRIRPDTTAPGLKEARKKLVYYNMTPKERQAYDEHLSAIMIQNDVLDSAKLEGLIEGRMEGLLEGKMEGKIEGIQEGLEKGEKKKQVEIARNLKKMDLPTETIVRATGLSVEEIEQI, from the coding sequence ATGGAAGCAATCGACCAATACATAAGATTCGACTGGGCTATCAAACGCCTTCTTAGGCAGAAAGCCAACTTTGACGTATTAGAAGGATTCCTAAGTGTGTTACTGGATGAAGAAGTAAAAATCATCGAGATACTGGAAAGCGAAGGCAACCAACTAACCGCTGATGACAAGTTCAACCGAGTGGACATCAAGGCAAAGAACGACAAAGGCGAAATCATCATTGTCGAAATACAAAACACACGTGAATTGTATTATCTTGAACGCATCCTGTATGGAGTGGCGAAAGCCATCACCGAACATATCTCCTTGGGCGAACGATACCATGAAGTGAAGAAAATCTATTCCATCAGCATTCTCTACTTTGATATCGGCAAAGGAGATGATTACCTCTATCATGGACAGAACCATTTCGTAGGTGTACATACAGGCGATCGCCTCCAGGTAAGTACAAAGCAGAAGAATGCACTCGTACATAAATTACCCGCTGAAGTCTTCCCTGAATATTTCCTGATCCGGGTCAATGAATTCGATAAACTAGCCGTCACCCCGCTTGAAGAATGGATTGACTATCTCAAGACCGGCCGTATCCGTCCCGATACCACAGCCCCCGGATTAAAAGAGGCACGTAAAAAGCTGGTTTATTACAATATGACCCCGAAAGAAAGACAAGCCTATGATGAACATCTGAGTGCAATCATGATACAAAATGATGTATTGGATTCTGCCAAACTGGAAGGTTTGATAGAAGGCAGGATGGAAGGATTGCTGGAAGGTAAAATGGAAGGCAAAATAGAAGGCATACAAGAAGGATTGGAAAAAGGTGAGAAGAAAAAGCAAGTCGAAATAGCCCGTAACTTGAAGAAAATGGATTTACCTACCGAAACAATCGTTCGTGCCACGGGACTATCAGTCGAAGAAATTGAGCAGATATAG
- a CDS encoding cell division protein FtsQ/DivIB, producing the protein MLKRILLSIVMLIIIAYLGVAVTAFNRKPANQVCRDMELIIKDTIYAGFVTKNEVAGILQKKGIYPVGKKLERVYTKTLERELNKHPLIDETECYKTPSGKICIEVKQRIPILRIMSNNGENYYVDNKGTIMPPEAKCVARRTIVTGNVEKSFAMRDLYKFGVFLQNNPFWDALIEQIHVLPGNDIEFVPRIGDHIVYLGKLENFESKLDRLKTFYEKGLNQVGWNKYSRISLEFNNQIICTKREG; encoded by the coding sequence ATGCTGAAACGTATTCTTTTATCTATCGTCATGTTGATTATCATTGCTTACCTGGGAGTGGCAGTGACAGCATTCAACCGCAAACCGGCGAATCAGGTCTGCCGCGATATGGAACTGATCATCAAGGACACGATATATGCCGGTTTTGTAACGAAGAACGAAGTAGCCGGAATATTGCAGAAGAAAGGCATCTATCCGGTAGGGAAGAAGTTGGAACGGGTTTATACCAAAACGTTGGAACGGGAGCTGAACAAACACCCGTTGATCGACGAAACAGAATGTTATAAAACACCCAGCGGCAAGATATGTATCGAGGTGAAACAACGTATTCCGATTCTCCGCATCATGAGCAACAACGGTGAGAATTATTATGTTGACAATAAAGGCACGATCATGCCTCCCGAAGCAAAATGCGTGGCTCGTCGGACAATTGTCACGGGAAATGTAGAAAAGTCGTTTGCAATGAGGGATTTATATAAGTTTGGTGTATTTTTGCAGAACAATCCGTTCTGGGATGCACTTATAGAACAGATACATGTCCTTCCCGGAAATGATATAGAATTTGTACCGCGAATAGGCGACCATATTGTTTATCTTGGCAAACTGGAGAATTTCGAGAGTAAGCTCGACCGCCTGAAAACATTCTATGAAAAGGGATTGAACCAAGTGGGATGGAATAAATATTCGCGTATCAGTCTGGAATTCAACAACCAGATTATCTGTACAAAAAGAGAAGGCTGA
- a CDS encoding GatB/YqeY domain-containing protein, with amino-acid sequence MDLFERVSEDIKNAMKAKDKVALETLRNVKKFFLEAKTAPGANDTLTDDAALKIIQKLVKQGKDAAEIYVGQGRQDLADAELAQVKVMEAYLPKQMTPEELEAAIKEIIAETGATSGKDMGKVMGVASKKLAGLAEGRAISTKVKELLG; translated from the coding sequence ATGGATTTATTTGAAAGAGTCAGCGAAGACATTAAAAACGCAATGAAGGCGAAAGACAAAGTTGCCCTTGAAACATTGAGAAACGTAAAGAAATTCTTCCTTGAAGCAAAAACAGCTCCGGGAGCAAACGATACTCTCACAGACGATGCTGCACTGAAAATCATCCAGAAGCTTGTAAAACAGGGAAAAGATGCAGCCGAAATCTATGTAGGACAAGGACGACAAGATTTGGCCGATGCAGAACTTGCTCAGGTAAAAGTGATGGAAGCCTATCTCCCGAAACAAATGACACCGGAAGAATTGGAAGCTGCCATTAAAGAGATTATCGCAGAAACAGGAGCCACAAGCGGCAAAGACATGGGCAAAGTGATGGGTGTTGCATCCAAGAAACTTGCCGGACTGGCAGAAGGCCGTGCTATCTCAACAAAAGTCAAAGAATTGCTGGGATAA
- the ftsA gene encoding cell division protein FtsA yields MATTEFIAAIELGSSKVAGIAGRKNSDGSMQVLAYAKEDSSSFIRKGIIYNLDKTAQSLTSIINKLEGDLKNSIAKVYVGIGGQSLRTVRNVVSRDLNEETIITQELVDAICDENLEIPLVDMDILDVAPQEYKIGNNLQADPVGVAGSHIEGRFLNIVARASIKKNLERCFEQAKIEIADLMIAPLVTANAVLTESERRSGCALIDFGADTTTISVYKNNILRFLTVLPLGGNSITRDITSLQMEEEEAERLKIAYGNAVYEENEEEEGATCQLEDGNRSIELRVLNNIIEARTEEIIANVWNQIQNSGYDDKLLSGLILTGGAANLKSLDEMLRKRSKIEKVRTARNIRNTVHAGSDLIKKDGTHNTMLGLLFEGKENCCLVEEVRPVITPHVQPTPEPVNMFEEDETLKEQEAAAREAKRKREEEDKRRREEDRRRKEEEKRKKEEARKKKKEGPSWFEKTFNKISNEIFSDDDMK; encoded by the coding sequence ATGGCAACAACAGAATTTATCGCCGCTATTGAACTGGGTTCATCAAAGGTTGCCGGCATTGCCGGAAGAAAGAACAGTGACGGAAGTATGCAGGTGTTGGCTTATGCCAAAGAAGATTCTTCTTCATTTATCCGGAAAGGAATCATCTATAATCTGGATAAGACAGCCCAAAGTCTCACGTCCATCATTAATAAGTTGGAAGGCGATCTGAAAAACTCGATCGCCAAAGTATATGTAGGTATCGGTGGGCAGTCGCTCCGTACGGTACGGAACGTTGTAAGCCGCGACCTGAACGAAGAGACCATCATTACGCAGGAATTGGTCGATGCTATCTGTGACGAGAATCTGGAGATTCCGTTAGTAGATATGGATATACTGGATGTTGCCCCGCAAGAATATAAGATAGGAAACAATCTGCAGGCGGATCCGGTCGGTGTAGCCGGAAGCCATATCGAAGGCCGTTTCTTGAACATTGTGGCACGCGCCTCCATCAAGAAAAACCTGGAACGTTGTTTCGAGCAAGCCAAGATAGAGATCGCCGATCTGATGATCGCCCCGTTAGTAACCGCCAATGCGGTATTGACCGAAAGCGAGCGGCGTTCGGGTTGTGCCCTCATCGATTTCGGTGCCGATACGACAACAATCTCCGTTTATAAGAATAACATCCTCCGTTTCCTCACGGTATTGCCGTTGGGAGGAAACAGCATCACCCGCGACATTACCTCCCTCCAGATGGAAGAAGAGGAAGCCGAACGGTTAAAGATCGCTTACGGGAATGCCGTTTATGAAGAGAATGAGGAGGAAGAAGGAGCTACCTGCCAGTTGGAAGACGGCAACCGCAGCATCGAACTGCGCGTGCTGAATAATATCATCGAGGCACGTACCGAAGAGATCATTGCCAATGTGTGGAATCAAATACAAAACTCCGGTTATGACGATAAGTTACTATCCGGTCTTATCCTCACAGGCGGTGCCGCTAACCTCAAGAGTCTGGACGAAATGCTTCGCAAAAGAAGCAAGATCGAAAAGGTGCGGACGGCACGCAATATTCGCAACACAGTACATGCCGGAAGCGACCTGATAAAGAAAGACGGTACACATAACACCATGCTCGGACTGTTGTTCGAGGGGAAAGAGAATTGCTGTCTCGTAGAAGAAGTTCGTCCGGTTATCACTCCGCATGTGCAGCCGACCCCCGAGCCGGTCAACATGTTCGAAGAAGACGAGACGCTGAAAGAACAGGAAGCAGCCGCCCGCGAAGCCAAGAGGAAGAGAGAAGAAGAAGACAAACGCCGGAGAGAAGAAGACAGGCGCAGAAAAGAGGAAGAAAAGCGCAAGAAGGAAGAAGCCCGCAAGAAAAAGAAAGAAGGACCCAGCTGGTTTGAAAAGACCTTCAATAAAATCTCCAATGAGATATTCTCTGACGATGATATGAAATAA
- the murD gene encoding UDP-N-acetylmuramoyl-L-alanine--D-glutamate ligase, translating to MKRIVILGAGESGAGAAVLAKTKGFETFVSDMSTIKDRYKELLDSHGIAWEEGHHTEELILNADEVVKSPGIPNDAPLILKLKAQGTPVISEIEFAGRYTDAKMICITGSNGKTTTTSLIYHIFKSAGLNVGLAGNIGKSLALQVAEDEHDYYIIELSSFQLDNMYQFRANIAVLMNITPDHLDRYDHCMQNYIDAKFRIIQNQTQEDAFIFWNDDPIIKRELEKYGLKAHLYPFSAMKEEGSIAYVEDNEVKITEPIAFNMEEEKLALTGQHNLYNSLAAGISANLAGITKENIRKALSDFRGVEHRLEKVARVGGIDFINDSKATNVNSCWYALQSMKTKTVLIIGGKDKGNDYTEIEELVKEKCSALVYLGLHNEKLHAFFDRLGLPVADVRTGMKDAVDAAYKLAKKGETVLLSPCCASFDLFKSYEDRGDQFKMYVREL from the coding sequence ATGAAAAGAATTGTAATATTAGGAGCAGGTGAAAGCGGTGCAGGTGCTGCCGTATTAGCCAAGACAAAGGGTTTCGAGACGTTCGTATCGGATATGTCGACCATCAAAGACAGATACAAGGAATTGCTCGACAGCCACGGTATTGCCTGGGAAGAAGGTCATCACACCGAAGAATTGATATTGAATGCCGATGAAGTAGTGAAAAGCCCCGGCATCCCGAACGATGCTCCATTGATTCTGAAACTGAAGGCACAGGGTACGCCCGTCATCTCGGAGATCGAGTTTGCCGGAAGATATACCGATGCCAAAATGATCTGTATCACCGGATCGAATGGAAAAACGACTACCACCAGCCTCATCTACCACATTTTTAAAAGTGCCGGACTGAACGTAGGACTGGCAGGAAATATCGGCAAAAGCCTCGCTTTGCAAGTTGCCGAGGACGAGCATGATTACTACATCATCGAACTGAGTTCGTTCCAGTTGGATAATATGTATCAATTCCGTGCCAATATCGCCGTACTGATGAACATAACCCCAGATCACCTGGATCGTTATGACCACTGTATGCAAAACTATATCGATGCCAAGTTCCGCATCATCCAGAACCAGACGCAAGAGGATGCTTTTATCTTCTGGAACGACGACCCCATCATTAAACGTGAATTGGAGAAATATGGCTTAAAAGCACATCTATACCCATTCTCAGCCATGAAGGAAGAGGGTTCGATTGCCTATGTAGAGGATAACGAAGTGAAAATCACCGAGCCGATCGCTTTCAACATGGAAGAAGAGAAGCTCGCATTAACGGGACAGCACAACCTCTACAATTCGCTGGCAGCCGGCATTTCGGCCAATCTGGCAGGGATAACGAAAGAGAATATCCGCAAAGCCCTTTCCGATTTCAGAGGCGTAGAGCATCGTCTGGAGAAAGTTGCCCGGGTAGGCGGAATCGATTTTATCAACGACTCCAAAGCAACCAACGTCAATTCATGCTGGTATGCCTTGCAGAGCATGAAGACGAAAACTGTCCTAATTATTGGCGGCAAGGATAAAGGAAATGATTATACGGAAATAGAAGAGCTTGTAAAAGAGAAATGTTCGGCATTGGTTTATCTGGGATTGCATAACGAAAAGCTACATGCTTTCTTCGACCGCCTCGGACTTCCGGTTGCCGATGTCCGGACCGGAATGAAAGACGCGGTTGATGCAGCTTACAAACTGGCAAAAAAAGGCGAAACCGTATTATTGAGTCCCTGTTGCGCCTCGTTCGACCTCTTCAAGAGTTACGAAGACAGGGGCGACCAGTTTAAGATGTATGTAAGAGAGCTTTAA
- the murG gene encoding undecaprenyldiphospho-muramoylpentapeptide beta-N-acetylglucosaminyltransferase, with product MEKELRIIISGGGTGGHIFPAVSIANAIKELRPDARILFVGAEGRMEMQRVPDAGYEIIGLPVAGFDRKHLWKNFAVLIKLARSQWKAKSIIKKFRPQVAVGVGGYASGPTLKMAGMMGIPTLIQEQNSYAGVTNKLLAKKAQRICVAYDGMEKFFPKEKIQMTGNPVRQNLLTATRDHESAITSFGLDPKKKTILILGGSLGARTINNTLKAGLQTIKETPAIQFIWQTGKIYHQQVMEAVKAAGNIPNLYVTDFIKDMATAYSAADLVISRAGAGSISEFCLLHKPVILIPSPNVAEDHQTKNALALVNKQAAIYVKDVEAEEKLLPVALATVIDTGKLKELSDNIAKLALPDSATIIAREVIKLGERRNDK from the coding sequence ATGGAAAAAGAACTTAGAATTATCATCAGCGGTGGAGGAACGGGAGGACACATCTTTCCGGCAGTATCTATCGCCAACGCCATAAAAGAGCTACGCCCCGATGCCCGGATACTTTTTGTAGGAGCAGAGGGACGAATGGAGATGCAACGTGTGCCGGATGCCGGTTACGAAATCATCGGATTGCCGGTAGCAGGCTTTGACCGCAAGCACTTGTGGAAGAATTTCGCTGTACTCATAAAACTGGCTCGCAGCCAATGGAAAGCGAAAAGCATTATCAAGAAATTCCGCCCACAGGTTGCAGTAGGTGTCGGCGGCTATGCCAGCGGGCCTACTTTGAAGATGGCGGGCATGATGGGAATACCTACACTGATACAGGAACAAAATTCCTATGCCGGTGTGACGAACAAGCTATTAGCCAAAAAAGCACAGAGGATATGTGTCGCTTATGATGGAATGGAGAAGTTCTTTCCAAAGGAGAAAATACAGATGACCGGAAATCCCGTACGCCAAAACTTACTGACGGCAACACGTGATCATGAATCAGCCATTACTTCTTTCGGCCTTGATCCAAAGAAGAAAACAATCTTGATACTTGGAGGCAGTTTGGGAGCGCGTACCATCAACAACACCCTGAAGGCAGGATTGCAAACCATTAAGGAGACTCCTGCTATCCAGTTTATCTGGCAAACGGGTAAAATATACCATCAGCAGGTAATGGAAGCCGTAAAAGCTGCGGGTAACATTCCGAATCTGTATGTCACGGATTTTATAAAAGACATGGCTACCGCTTACTCGGCAGCCGACTTGGTCATCTCCCGTGCCGGAGCCGGTTCTATTTCTGAATTTTGTTTGCTTCACAAGCCTGTCATCCTGATTCCTTCACCCAATGTAGCTGAAGATCATCAAACCAAAAATGCATTGGCACTAGTGAACAAACAAGCCGCTATCTATGTAAAAGATGTAGAAGCGGAAGAGAAACTTCTCCCGGTAGCTTTAGCCACCGTAATAGATACCGGTAAATTGAAAGAGCTTAGCGATAACATCGCAAAATTAGCTTTGCCGGACTCGGCAACTATCATAGCGAGGGAGGTTATAAAATTGGGAGAAAGGAGAAACGATAAGTGA
- the ftsZ gene encoding cell division protein FtsZ, whose translation MDEIVQFDFPTDSPKIIKVIGVGGGGGNAVNHMYREGIHDVTFVLCNTDNQALAESPVPVKLQLGRNITEGLGAGNRPDRARDAAEESIEDIKTLLQDGTKMVFITAGMGGGTGTGAAPVIARIAKEMDILTVGIVTIPFIFEGEKKIIQALDGVERIAQHVDALLVINNERLREIYSDLTFMNAFGKADDTLSIAAKSIAEIITMRGTVNLDFADVKTILKDGGVAIMSTGFGEGENRVTKAIDDALHSPLLNNNDIFNAKKVMLNVSFCPTSELMMEEMNEIHEFMSKFREGVEVIWGVAMDNALESRVKITVLATGFGVEDVPGMDSVLEKRSQEEEERQLQLEEEKEKNKERIRKAYGESASGIGSKNLRKRRHIYIFSAEDLDNDDIIAMVEDSPTYLRDKTTLGKIRAKAALEEEIATEEAVDESGMITF comes from the coding sequence ATGGACGAGATAGTACAATTCGATTTCCCGACAGATTCGCCGAAAATCATCAAAGTAATCGGTGTAGGCGGTGGTGGCGGTAATGCTGTCAACCACATGTACCGGGAAGGCATACATGACGTAACATTCGTTCTCTGCAATACCGACAATCAGGCTTTGGCAGAATCGCCCGTACCGGTGAAACTGCAACTGGGACGTAATATCACCGAAGGTCTTGGAGCCGGTAACCGTCCGGACCGTGCGCGGGATGCCGCCGAAGAGAGCATCGAAGATATCAAGACGTTGCTGCAGGACGGTACGAAAATGGTATTCATCACTGCAGGTATGGGAGGAGGAACCGGAACGGGTGCAGCCCCGGTCATCGCCCGCATTGCAAAAGAAATGGATATATTGACCGTCGGCATTGTCACTATCCCTTTCATTTTTGAAGGTGAAAAGAAGATAATTCAGGCACTCGACGGTGTAGAGCGTATCGCCCAGCATGTAGATGCTTTGTTGGTGATCAACAACGAACGGCTGAGGGAGATCTATTCCGACCTGACGTTCATGAATGCGTTTGGCAAAGCGGATGACACCCTTTCCATCGCAGCCAAGAGCATTGCAGAGATCATCACTATGCGCGGTACGGTGAACCTGGACTTTGCCGATGTAAAAACGATACTGAAAGATGGTGGCGTAGCCATCATGAGTACCGGATTCGGTGAAGGCGAAAACCGTGTGACGAAAGCCATCGATGATGCCCTTCATTCCCCGTTGCTGAACAACAACGACATCTTCAATGCCAAGAAGGTCATGCTGAACGTCTCCTTCTGTCCGACCTCAGAGCTAATGATGGAGGAAATGAACGAGATTCACGAGTTCATGAGCAAGTTCCGCGAAGGAGTAGAAGTGATCTGGGGTGTGGCAATGGACAACGCACTGGAATCGAGAGTCAAGATCACCGTACTTGCAACAGGATTCGGTGTAGAAGACGTGCCCGGCATGGACAGCGTACTCGAAAAACGGAGTCAGGAGGAAGAAGAACGCCAACTCCAACTCGAAGAAGAAAAAGAAAAGAACAAAGAACGCATCCGCAAAGCTTATGGCGAAAGTGCCAGCGGGATCGGCAGCAAGAACCTGCGTAAACGCCGCCACATCTACATCTTCAGTGCGGAGGATCTTGACAATGATGATATCATTGCCATGGTGGAAGATTCCCCGACCTATCTACGGGATAAAACTACACTTGGCAAGATACGTGCAAAGGCAGCTTTGGAAGAAGAAATAGCGACAGAAGAAGCGGTAGACGAAAGCGGAATGATCACGTTCTAA